A window of the Callospermophilus lateralis isolate mCalLat2 chromosome 7, mCalLat2.hap1, whole genome shotgun sequence genome harbors these coding sequences:
- the LOC143404694 gene encoding olfactory receptor 2A12-like — translation MGMLPEKNQSWVSEFVLLGFSSDPMSNRVLFFVFLLLYLSSVLGNGLIVALICLDTHLHTPMYFFLCVLSVLDTSYITTTVPQMLVHLLAHSRTISFAGCWLQMYVFCALGLTECIFFVVMAYDRYVAICYPLRYTIILNWRLCTQLAAGTWACGFLFSLVHTFLTMRLPYCGPNRINHYFCEGPSVRNLACTDTRLIDMVDLIISVFVVVTPLSLILASYIRITLAILKIKSTQGRCKAFSTCASHLTVVTLFYAPGTYIYTRPNSSYSPEQDKQISLLYNVFTALLNPMVYSLRNKDIKRAFLKVMGRGRVAW, via the coding sequence ATGGGGATGCTTCCAGAGAAAAACCAAAGCTGGGTTTCTGAATTTgtgctgcttggcttctccagtgACCCCATGTCCAACAGGGTCCTTTTCTTTGTCTTCCTTCTCCTCTACCTGAGCTCAGTGCTGGGCAATGGGCTCATCGTTGCTCTGATCTGCCTGGACACTCATCTCCACactcccatgtacttcttcctctgtGTCCTCTCGGTGCTGGATACGAGCTACATCACCACCACCGTGCCCCAGATGTTGGTGCATCTTCTGGCTCACTCTCGGACCATCTCCTTTGCTGGCTGTTGGCTGCAGATGTATGTGTTTTGTGCTCTGGGACTGACCGAGTGCATCTTCTTTGTAGTCATGGCttatgaccgctatgtggccatttGCTATCCTCTGCGTTATACCATCATTCTCAACTGGAGACTGTGCACGCAGTTGGCAGCTGGGACATGGGCCTGTGGTTTCCTCTTTTCTCTAGTCCATACCTTCCTCACTATGAGGCTGCCATACTGTGGGCCTAATAggatcaaccactacttctgtgaAGGGCCCTCCGTGCGGAACTTGGCTTGCACGGACACCCGGCTCATTGACATGGTGGACCTGATCATCAGTGTCTTTGTGGTTGTCACCCCACTCTCCCTCATTCTGGCCTCCTACATTCGTATCACCCTGGCCATTCTCAAGATCAAGTCCACCCAGGGCCGCTGCAAGGCTTTTTCCACCTGTGCCTCCCACCTGACTGTGGTCACACTCTTCTATGCTCCAGGGACTTACATCTACACGAGGCCCAACTCCAGCTACTCTCCAGAGCAAGACAAGCAAATCTCCCTCCTCTACAATGTCTTCACAGCCCTGCTCAACCCCATGGTCTATAGTCTGAGAAATAAGGACATTAAGAGGGCTTTTCTTAAGGTAATGGGACGTGGTAGGGTGGCCTGGTGA